DNA from Fusarium musae strain F31 chromosome 7, whole genome shotgun sequence:
TCCAAGCACGTCCTCCCTATTGCCATCCTCCTCACCGGCGTCATCGCCGCCGCCAAGGACGAGGAGTCTACCACTGCCGTcgaaaaggccaaggctaCCGACGACAAGGCCTCCGCGACTGCCGACGACTCCAAGACAGCGGACGCAACAGAAGAGGCTTCTGCAACTGCTACGGGCAAGGACGATAAGAAGGAATCAAAGACCGACAAGTCCGATACCAAGTCTGCCACAAAGGAGAAGTCGGCTGCTTCTCAAACCACGGCTGATGGACCTACGATTACCTGGGACCCTCCTGCTCCCAAGACCACGGTCCCTGATATCAACGCTGGTTCTCCTTCGCCCATGACtcctggtgttgttgttctgtCGTTGGTACTCGGCATCACATCTCTCGGAATGGCCCTTCTATAAGAGTACCTGCCATTCTCCTTAGAGATCATTGCACATTTCAAATTCTGCAATGATTCTTCTCGGCAAGCGTTTTCTGGTTGAACGGGTTTGGTCATTTTATTTCACATGATTGTGGCGCTATACG
Protein-coding regions in this window:
- a CDS encoding hypothetical protein (EggNog:ENOG41); protein product: MRFSKHVLPIAILLTGVIAAAKDEESTTAVEKAKATDDKASATADDSKTADATEEASATATGKDDKKESKTDKSDTKSATKEKSAASQTTADGPTITWDPPAPKTTVPDINAGSPSPMTPGVVVLSLVLGITSLGMALL